The following are encoded together in the Hemicordylus capensis ecotype Gifberg chromosome 4, rHemCap1.1.pri, whole genome shotgun sequence genome:
- the FAM151A gene encoding protein FAM151A yields the protein MDSNMMCPSIRGKGVAVAVICAVTAISACTVLAVSLAVTRNSPQDVVPKPAFDTGGDMLDYLLNLRKINRKDGLLVSWYHAANRKSEMEEALRSNVMVLEADVTNEGHNTPNETDKPIMAHPPDIYSDNSLQEWLEAVLNSSNKAIKLDFKSIRTVGSSLDILAKKSSRVNIDRPVWLNADILKGPNVPINTAVNASLFLSLIQEKFPNCTISPGWTALYLSFFPNKTYTQKMVEEMHSLVGKLPQRITFPIRAVMARPAWPHLRWLLSQSNRYSLTLWQGKTDPVTVEDLLFIRDNSYPEQIYYDIYEPVLSQFRDMAFNSTRKKVSTSQTLINSS from the exons ATGGATTCCAATATGATGTGCCCATCCATTAGAGGAAAAGGAGTTGCAGTTGCTGTGATCTGTGCTGTGACAGCAATTTCTGCTTGCACAGTTCTTGCAGTGTCTCTGGCAGTCACCAGGAACTCCCCTCAAG ATGTTGTACCCAAGCCAGCCTTTGATACGGGTGGTGATATGTTGGATTATCTGCTAAATCTAAGGAAAATAAACAGAAAAGATGGATTATTAGTCAGCTGGTACCATGCTGCAAATCGAAAGAGTGAGATGGAAGAGGCCTTAAGAA GTAATGTGATGGTCCTGGAAGCAGACGTTACCAATGAAGGACACAACACACCCAATGAGACAGACAAGCCTATCATGGCCCACCCACCTGACATCTACAGCGATAACTCTCTTCAGGAATGGCTGGAAGCAGTGCTTAATTCATCCAATAAAG CCATCAAGCTGGATTTCAAAAGCATCAGGACTGTTGGTTCATCCCTGGATATCTTAGCTAAAAAATCATCTCGTGTTAATATTGACAGGCCTGTGTGGTTAAATGCAGATATTTTGAAAGGCCCTAATGTGCCAATTAACACCGCAGTTAATGCAAGCCT ATTCCTCTCGCTTATCCAGGAGAAGTTCCCAAACTGTACCATCTCTCCAGGATGGACAGCCCTCTACTTGTCTTTCTTCCCAAACAAGACCTACACCCAGAAAATGGTTGAGGAAATGCACAGCCTTGTGGGAAAGCTGCCTCAGCGAATCACCTTCCCTATAAGAGCCGTCATGGCAAGACCAGCTTGGCCTCATTTGCGATGGCTTCTGAGTCAGTCGAACAG GTACAGTCTGACCCTGTGGCAAGGCAAGACTGATCCAGTTACAGTGGAAGATCTCCTCTTTATCAGAGATAATAGCTATCCTGAACAAATCTATTATGACATTTATGAGCCTGTTTTATCTCAGTTCAGAGACATGGCAT TCAATTCTACAAGAAAAAAAGTTTCCACCAGTCAGACTTTGATCAACTCCTCTTAA